A window of the Synchiropus splendidus isolate RoL2022-P1 chromosome 6, RoL_Sspl_1.0, whole genome shotgun sequence genome harbors these coding sequences:
- the LOC128760557 gene encoding WD repeat-containing protein 82-like → MRITDRVLRNFTVARSYRENSQKVNCIDYSPNGESAISSSDDDRIVIYDITAGRPRKTMFSQKYGVDLIRYRHKDDHTVVYSSNKQDDTIRLLSLTGNKYIRYFPGHTAKVISLSMSPVDDMFISSSLDKTIRIWDLNSQNCQGITNPIGRPICSFDPEGLIFAAAVESKVVQLYDLRAFDKGPFASFEMSFPRVCDWTRLKFSDDGKQILICTNGGMIGLLNAFNGSLLHTFSNYNNSRGFSLEACFTPDSQFVMIGSEDGKIHVWSTVSGMKVAVRDGKHPGPINTLQFNPRFMTFASACSKTNFWLPGQDTETH, encoded by the exons ATGAGGATTACCGACAGGGTGTTGAGGAATTTCACGGTGGCCAGGTCGTATCGAGAGAATTCTCAGAAAGTCAACTGCATCGACTACAGCCCAAATGGTGAAAGTGCCATATCGAGCAGCGACGACGACCGCATTGTTATTTATGACATCACCGCGGGAAG ACCCAGAAAAACCATGTTCAGCCAGAAGTATGGAGTGGACCTCATCCGCTACCGACACAAAGATGATCACACGGTGGTCTACAGCTCCAACAAGCAGGACG ATACCATTCGTCTCCTGTCGTTGACTGGCAACAAGTACATCAGATACTTTCCTGGTCACACAGCAAA AGTGATATCCCTCTCCATGTCTCCTGTGGATGACATGTTCATCTCTAGTTCGTTGGACAAGACCATCCGTATTTGGGATCTTAACTCTCAAAATTGCCAG GGAATAACAAACCCAATTGGGAGACCCATTTGTTCGTTTGACCCCGAAGGCCTGATCTTTGCTGCAGCTGTGGAATCGAAGGTGGTTCAGCTTTACGACCTCAGGGCCTTTGACAAA GGTCCGTTTGCATCTTTTGAGATGAGTTTTCCCCGCGTGTGTGACTGGACGCGACTGAAATTTAGTGACGATGGGAAGCAGATTCTCATCTGCACTAACGGAGGAATGATCGGCTTACTCAACGCCTTCAACGGCTCTTTGTTGCACACGTTTTCT aacTACAACAACAGCAGAGGTTTTTCTCTGGAGGCATGCTTCACTCCTGATTCACAGTTTGTTATGATTG GTTCCGAGGATGGGAAGATCCATGTTTGGAGCACAGTGAGTGGGATGAAGGTGGCTGTCCGGGACGGGAAGCACCCTGGACCCATCAACACTCTGCAGTTTAATCCCCGATTCATGACGTTTGCGAGCGCCTGCAGCAAGACG AATTTTTGGCTTCCAGGCcaagacacagagacacattGA